A portion of the Lolium rigidum isolate FL_2022 chromosome 1, APGP_CSIRO_Lrig_0.1, whole genome shotgun sequence genome contains these proteins:
- the LOC124682974 gene encoding uncharacterized protein LOC124682974, with amino-acid sequence MVDIPATTDTARLSAIGFGGHDMPVEGQRQFRQLGQHSITDINWPSHSWSFSMRKEHVMACAGSISAQLMLSSNEPSLLAYVRLSCFGHKWQCRQLWSKMSGGEAINVRPLRVSWASRKKKIQKSI; translated from the exons ATGGTCGATATTCCGGCTACTACGGACACGGCCAG ACTGTCCGCAATTGGATTTGGAGGGCATGATATGCCAGTCGAAGGCCAACGCCAATTTCGTCAACTTGGACAGCATAGCATAACAGACATC AATTGGCCATCTCACAGTTGGAGTTTCTCAATGAGGAAGGAGCATGTGATGGCATGTG CTGGATCCATCTCGGCGCAGCTCATGCTTAGTTCCAACGAGCCATCCCTCCTGGCGTATGTGCGCCTCAGCTGCTTCG GTCACAAATGGCAATGCAGACAACTTTGGTCAAAGATGTCTGGCGGCGAGGCCATCAATGTAAGACCCTTGCGCGTGTCATGGGCATCTAGGAAGAAAAAGATTCAGAAATCTATATGA